One segment of Streptomyces bathyalis DNA contains the following:
- a CDS encoding PaaI family thioesterase, giving the protein MGEHTRTTFPQEILDRWAGSGMDLPALFSAGHLGERMDLRILHASPEKVTGTLPVEGNTQPYGLLHGGASAVLAETLGSVGAMLHCGPGRIAVGVDLNCTHHRGVRSGLITGTATPVHQGRSTATYETVITDDDGKRVCTARLTCLLRDAAPDAATLVTPPEGR; this is encoded by the coding sequence ATGGGCGAGCACACCAGGACCACGTTCCCGCAGGAGATCCTCGACCGGTGGGCGGGATCCGGCATGGACCTGCCCGCGCTCTTCTCCGCGGGGCACCTCGGTGAGCGCATGGACCTGCGGATCCTCCACGCCTCACCCGAAAAGGTCACCGGCACGCTCCCCGTCGAGGGCAACACCCAGCCCTACGGCCTGCTCCACGGCGGTGCCTCCGCCGTACTGGCCGAGACCCTCGGCTCCGTCGGTGCGATGCTGCACTGCGGCCCGGGCAGAATCGCCGTCGGCGTCGACCTCAACTGCACGCACCACCGCGGCGTCCGCTCCGGACTGATCACGGGCACTGCCACACCCGTCCACCAGGGACGCTCCACCGCGACGTACGAGACCGTCATCACCGACGACGACGGCAAGCGCGTGTGCACCGCCCGGCTCACATGCCTGCTGCGCGACGCCGCACCGGATGCAGCCACTCTGGTCACTCCGCCGGAAGGCCGCTAG